A genomic window from Lycium barbarum isolate Lr01 chromosome 4, ASM1917538v2, whole genome shotgun sequence includes:
- the LOC132635063 gene encoding pectinesterase inhibitor 9-like gives MGNHTLHLLIVFSSFQCFLAYNTMAKSAMSSNPDAIKFIKVSCKATLYPVLCVQCLSAYANTVKQSEKQLAHAALSVSLSRAKSTTLFVSKLTRVRGLKPREKQAVKDCLDNMSDSVDQINKSIPELGHTGQFSGGQDFMWHVSNVQTWVSAALTDENTCLDGFSGPGMNGHVKAALRARILHLAQVTSNSLALVNRFADRHRPSP, from the coding sequence ATGGGTAACCATACTCTTCACTTGCTAATAGTATTCTCGTCTTTCCAATGTTTTCTTGCTTACAACACCATGGCTAAATCAGCCATGAGCTCAAATCCAGATGCCATaaaattcatcaaagtttcatGTAAAGCCACACTTTACCCTGTTTTATGTGTCCAATGCCTCTCTGCTTATGCTAACACTGTCAAACAAAGTGAGAAACAATTAGCTCATGCTGCTTTATCAGTTAGTTTAAGCAGAGCAAAATCCACAACCCTATTCGTTTCTAAGTTAACTAGAGTGAGGGGTCTAAAGCCAAGAGAAAAGCAAGCTGTTAAGGACTGTTTGGACAACATGAGTGATAGTGTTGATCAGATAAACAAATCAATTCCAGAACTTGGACATACTGGTCAATTTTCAGGTGGACAAGACTTTATGTGGCATGTTAGTAATGTGCAGACTTGGGTTAGTGCTGCACTTACTGATGAAAATACTTGTCTTGATGGATTTTCAGGGCCTGGTATGAATGGACATGTGAAGGCTGCTTTAAGGGCTAGAATTCTACATCTTGCACAAGTTACTAGTAATTCACTTGCTTTGGTTAATCGCTTCGCGGATAGACACCGCCCTAGTCCTTAA
- the LOC132638135 gene encoding 14 kDa proline-rich protein DC2.15-like — protein sequence MAKFAASSIALVLTLNILFFTLVSSTNVPCPPPPHPKPHPNPTPSTPSTPSTPSSNGKCPKDTLKLKVCANLLNDLVHLVIGSSPAKTPCCSLIQGLADLDAAVCLCTAIKANVLGINLNVPLSLSLLLNNCGKYAPKNFQCA from the coding sequence ATGGCTAAGTTTGCTGCATCTTCCATTGCCCTTGTTCTCACATTGAACATTCTGTTCTTCACTTTGGTTAGTTCCACTAATGTCCCATGCCCACCACCCCCACACCCCAAGCCTCACCCTAACCCAACCCCCTCCACCCCATCTACCCCATCCACCCCATCATCAAACGGAAAGTGCCCAAAGGACACACTTAAGCTAAAAGTGTGTGCCAATTTGTTAAATGACTTAGTGCACCTTGTTATTGGAAGTAGCCCAGCTAAAACTCCATGTTGCTCTCTAATTCAAGGACTTGCTGACCTTGATGCTGCTGTTTGCCTTTGCACTGCCATTAAAGCCAATGTATTGGGAATTAATTTGAATGTTCCACTTTCCCTCAGCTTGTTGCTCAACAACTGTGGAAAGTATGCTCCCAAGAACTTTCAATGCGCTTAA